A single region of the Chitinophaga niabensis genome encodes:
- a CDS encoding outer membrane protein assembly factor BamB family protein, with protein sequence MRIIPFLFIVLFFSCKNDTYEHWSTYNGTKAGLKYSSLKQIDTSNVQQLTVAWEYHTGDVDTANHSQIQCNPIMVNNVLYVISPQLKLAALDAATGQQKWVFDPWAAGKKEKNLNNLRGLTYWEDEKDKRLFYTAGPHLYAVDALSGRSALTFGDSGRIDLHNDLGEAAKDMYVITTSPGMIYKDQIIIGSRVSERSDAAPGHIRSYDVHTGKLRWIFHTIPQPGEEGYDKWDNPEVYKHLGGANSWSGFSLDEERGILFAPTGSVSFDFYGGMRQGANLFANSLLALDANTGKRIWHFQHIHHDVWDRDLPAPPVLVTVTHNGKKVDAAAQITKSGYVLLFDRVNGTPLFPIEERAVPTQSELTGEKLWPTQPYPVLPAPFTRQLMKESDLNFLLPDSSFKDVKERWTHYKKDHMFEPPSKQGTVVFPGLDGGAEWGGPAVDPETGILYVNANEMPWVVEIVDLREKPAAKETNLQAGKRLYRNHCMSCHGPDREGGGNYPALLNVSSKYTTEQFIQLVNTGRRMMPGFKRLQEEEKQAIAAFILDLKPKQTLAYKGPQQPVDSFRNLPYAMTGYNKFLSKEGHPAISPPWGTLSAIDLNTGKYLWRDTLGEDPAFKGRGIKTGTENYGAPVVTAGGLLFIAATKDGKMRAFNKRTGQLLWETTLPAAGFATPAIYMVNGKQYVVIACGGGKLNTASGDSYVAFALK encoded by the coding sequence ATGAGAATTATTCCTTTCCTGTTTATCGTCCTGTTTTTTTCTTGTAAGAATGACACTTATGAGCATTGGAGCACCTATAACGGTACCAAGGCCGGCTTAAAGTATTCTTCCCTCAAACAGATTGATACTTCCAACGTACAGCAGCTAACAGTAGCATGGGAATACCATACCGGCGATGTGGATACGGCGAATCACTCCCAGATCCAGTGTAACCCCATTATGGTGAACAATGTATTGTACGTGATCTCTCCGCAACTGAAACTGGCAGCACTGGATGCCGCTACGGGGCAACAGAAATGGGTATTTGATCCCTGGGCTGCGGGGAAGAAAGAAAAGAACCTCAATAACCTGCGGGGCCTTACTTACTGGGAAGATGAAAAGGACAAACGGCTCTTTTATACTGCAGGCCCACATCTTTATGCCGTGGATGCACTGAGCGGAAGGTCAGCCCTCACTTTTGGGGATAGTGGAAGGATAGACCTGCACAACGATTTGGGAGAAGCTGCGAAAGATATGTATGTGATCACTACTTCTCCCGGTATGATCTATAAGGATCAGATCATTATTGGTTCCCGGGTGTCTGAACGCAGTGATGCAGCGCCGGGGCATATCCGCAGTTATGATGTACATACCGGTAAACTGCGCTGGATCTTTCATACCATCCCTCAGCCGGGCGAAGAAGGATATGATAAATGGGATAATCCGGAAGTTTATAAACACCTTGGCGGCGCTAATTCCTGGTCGGGTTTCAGCCTGGATGAAGAAAGGGGCATCCTCTTTGCCCCTACGGGTTCTGTATCCTTTGATTTTTACGGTGGTATGCGGCAAGGCGCAAATCTGTTTGCCAATAGCCTGTTAGCCTTAGATGCTAATACGGGAAAACGCATCTGGCACTTCCAGCATATCCATCATGATGTATGGGACCGCGATCTGCCTGCGCCACCGGTATTGGTTACGGTAACGCATAATGGTAAAAAGGTGGATGCGGCAGCACAGATCACCAAGTCCGGTTACGTATTGCTTTTCGACAGAGTGAATGGTACGCCACTTTTCCCCATAGAAGAACGGGCAGTGCCAACACAGAGTGAATTAACGGGAGAGAAGTTATGGCCTACGCAGCCTTATCCTGTACTGCCTGCACCCTTCACCCGTCAATTGATGAAGGAGTCTGATCTCAACTTCCTCTTACCCGATTCATCTTTTAAAGATGTAAAGGAACGCTGGACACATTATAAGAAAGATCACATGTTTGAACCGCCTTCCAAACAGGGAACAGTCGTTTTCCCCGGACTGGATGGTGGAGCGGAATGGGGCGGTCCGGCAGTTGATCCTGAAACCGGGATCCTGTATGTGAATGCAAATGAAATGCCCTGGGTAGTAGAGATTGTAGACCTGCGCGAAAAACCGGCTGCAAAGGAAACGAACCTGCAGGCGGGAAAAAGACTTTACCGTAATCATTGCATGAGCTGCCATGGCCCTGACAGGGAAGGGGGTGGGAATTATCCTGCGTTGCTGAATGTTTCATCCAAATATACCACGGAGCAATTCATACAATTAGTCAATACAGGCCGTCGTATGATGCCGGGGTTTAAACGTTTGCAGGAAGAGGAGAAGCAAGCTATCGCTGCTTTTATCCTTGATCTTAAACCTAAGCAAACCCTGGCTTACAAAGGGCCACAGCAGCCTGTAGATAGTTTCAGGAACCTCCCTTATGCTATGACAGGGTATAATAAATTCCTCAGTAAAGAAGGGCATCCCGCTATCAGTCCACCGTGGGGAACATTGAGCGCCATTGATCTTAATACCGGTAAATACCTTTGGAGAGATACTTTAGGAGAAGATCCTGCATTTAAGGGCAGGGGGATCAAAACGGGAACAGAGAATTACGGGGCGCCTGTGGTAACGGCAGGAGGTTTGTTGTTCATTGCAGCTACCAAGGATGGAAAGATGCGTGCATTCAATAAAAGAACGGGGCAGTTATTATGGGAAACAACTTTGCCGGCAGCCGGGTTTGCTACGCCGGCCATTTATATGGTGAATGGTAAACAGTATGTGGTGATAGCCTGTGGGGGAGGGAAATTGAATACGGCATCCGGGGATAGTTATGTAGCGTTTGCTTTAAAATAA
- a CDS encoding Ig-like domain-containing protein: protein MKNTLLVLLLFVLSSFKEGPVMVSRTVWELTQIPNIATETGRIKTSLQMADFEPVGLRATANTPLVLNVEQVSGSGMPKLIVGTYDRQTVTTYDLVAGVNTITNANGGDLYLQYSSATPSGNNKVRVTFQSGYQQMPLYIKGTTTHQDWLDMLAADTASPNVTLIADRVFIVVSQVKAEQYQHENQDTLLSLMDRVMQAEGDISGLDNSAPVHAPFSRNKLMMLEKASGNPDATSLGRVRIPTVNINWILSPSYILQDGGWGVFHELGHHHQHSAWTWSTCIEVCVNIYSLAAKRAIHPGQQGMSTSDWNSIMNYLAQPQASKNFNASSVSLFMRLGMFHQLWLAYGDAFYHTLHKRVREEAPSSGTDEVEMRTFMLYACQISGKNLGQFFRNWGLNVNQSVYDEINALGYPAPVTDPSTLREDLTATITSPAANAVFPAGSNINISATAFGPEGIRKVEFFQGAVKLGEDSTAPYSYAWNSVNPGSYVLTAKATSLSGAAATSAAVNVTMDAVSITSPVENTSFPSGTAIVINANAAATGSAVTKMEFYADSIKIGASSTAPYSFSWQNATQGSYTLTAKAIYQNGDTATSSPVSIVAGGLFPVADAYVRDGGTAATNYGTATGLVVKKDGNSGFSRITYLKFDLHDFTDPGTAKLRLQLSGAGTAIAGTQWQVWKSADDSWTETGINWNNKPANAVLLATLQGKRTGAAEWDISNQVIEEINGDKVLSLVIVSTVSGQTNDASFHSKEVADAKLKPVLLINTYPKITLTQPANNDTLTEHNTVAIQANASDDQQVDSVQFYVNGEKKTTVTSSPYQWSWEDVAPGTYGIKAKVTDSTQLSTWSDSITVVVIADTIAPVILAPPAITTTTASSPTVVNIGTPVVMDNGGIASITNNAPASFPVGNTIVTWTATDRSGNSATATQAVKVEYLKSSLGAVTIFAGTTNNSSHGRQVDIQAQLYLNGALVGSGTLTDQTISGKDLNNSRKIVIPINADSIVYTPADVLEVKLLARRHDAHGSFGIKLWYNADSTTAFSKGYTRMDKFTPVSPDGNFFYLREQYALQSSAGNTVSSKTIPATASYQEIGTWSTIQVAPQFMSRLGKITDTEVGIKAFPNPSSNEFTLIIPGGEKLVQIRIMDVAGRLVQQLSTPAGQLIRFGAELKPGVYFAEVKQDEERTVLKLVKQ from the coding sequence ATGAAGAACACGTTACTCGTATTATTGTTATTTGTATTGTCGTCTTTTAAAGAAGGTCCCGTTATGGTTTCCCGAACGGTGTGGGAATTAACACAGATCCCGAATATTGCCACAGAAACAGGCCGGATAAAAACCTCCCTCCAGATGGCGGATTTTGAACCGGTAGGTTTGAGAGCTACAGCCAATACTCCCCTGGTATTGAATGTAGAGCAGGTAAGCGGTTCGGGCATGCCTAAGTTAATTGTTGGTACGTACGACCGGCAAACGGTCACCACCTACGACCTGGTGGCCGGGGTGAATACCATCACCAATGCCAATGGGGGAGATCTGTATCTGCAGTATTCTTCCGCAACCCCTTCCGGCAATAATAAGGTAAGGGTCACTTTTCAAAGCGGGTATCAACAGATGCCGCTGTACATAAAAGGCACTACCACACACCAGGACTGGCTGGATATGCTGGCTGCGGACACCGCATCTCCCAACGTTACCCTGATAGCGGACAGGGTATTTATTGTGGTATCGCAGGTAAAGGCGGAACAGTACCAGCATGAAAACCAGGATACCCTGCTTTCGCTTATGGATCGCGTGATGCAGGCTGAAGGGGACATTAGCGGGCTGGATAATAGTGCGCCTGTACATGCTCCTTTTTCCCGCAATAAATTAATGATGCTGGAAAAGGCCAGCGGAAATCCTGATGCCACATCTTTAGGCCGTGTAAGGATACCGACAGTGAACATCAACTGGATTCTATCTCCTTCCTATATCCTGCAGGATGGTGGCTGGGGTGTTTTCCATGAGTTGGGGCATCACCACCAGCATTCCGCCTGGACCTGGAGCACCTGTATAGAAGTATGCGTGAACATTTATTCCCTTGCGGCGAAACGGGCTATCCATCCCGGGCAGCAGGGCATGAGCACGAGCGACTGGAACAGTATCATGAATTATCTGGCACAACCACAAGCTTCAAAGAACTTTAACGCCAGCAGCGTTTCGCTTTTTATGCGCCTGGGTATGTTCCATCAATTATGGCTCGCATATGGGGATGCGTTCTATCATACGTTACATAAACGTGTTCGGGAAGAAGCACCTTCATCCGGTACTGATGAAGTAGAAATGCGTACGTTCATGTTGTATGCCTGCCAGATCAGCGGAAAGAACCTGGGGCAGTTCTTCAGGAACTGGGGACTGAATGTGAATCAATCCGTGTATGATGAGATCAATGCATTGGGATATCCGGCGCCGGTAACAGACCCTTCCACTTTGCGGGAAGACCTTACGGCTACGATCACTTCCCCAGCTGCCAATGCCGTTTTCCCTGCAGGTTCGAATATCAATATTTCCGCTACCGCTTTTGGGCCTGAAGGCATCCGAAAAGTGGAATTCTTCCAGGGGGCGGTGAAACTGGGAGAGGATAGCACAGCTCCTTACAGTTATGCATGGAACAGTGTTAACCCGGGTAGTTATGTTTTAACTGCAAAGGCTACCAGCTTGAGTGGGGCTGCTGCTACTTCAGCTGCGGTGAATGTAACCATGGATGCTGTATCGATTACTTCTCCCGTAGAGAATACCTCTTTCCCATCCGGCACAGCTATCGTTATCAATGCTAATGCCGCTGCTACAGGTAGTGCTGTTACGAAGATGGAGTTCTATGCAGATAGTATTAAGATAGGAGCGTCTTCCACAGCGCCCTACAGTTTCTCCTGGCAAAATGCAACACAGGGTAGTTATACACTGACGGCGAAAGCGATCTATCAAAACGGTGATACCGCTACATCATCCCCTGTTAGTATTGTTGCCGGCGGATTGTTCCCGGTAGCGGATGCTTATGTGCGCGATGGAGGAACAGCCGCCACCAATTATGGTACTGCAACCGGATTAGTGGTAAAGAAAGATGGCAACAGCGGATTCAGCAGGATCACTTACCTCAAATTCGATCTGCATGATTTTACTGACCCGGGTACGGCGAAACTTCGTTTGCAGTTATCAGGTGCCGGTACGGCTATCGCCGGTACACAATGGCAGGTATGGAAAAGTGCAGATGACAGCTGGACGGAAACAGGTATCAACTGGAATAATAAACCAGCCAATGCTGTACTGCTGGCTACATTGCAAGGGAAGCGGACAGGTGCTGCGGAATGGGATATCAGTAACCAGGTGATAGAAGAGATCAATGGTGATAAGGTGTTGTCTTTGGTGATTGTTTCCACAGTGTCCGGGCAAACCAACGATGCGAGCTTCCATTCAAAAGAAGTAGCAGATGCTAAACTGAAACCGGTCTTGCTGATCAATACTTATCCGAAGATCACCTTAACACAACCCGCCAATAATGATACATTGACCGAACACAACACTGTTGCTATACAAGCCAATGCCAGTGATGATCAGCAGGTGGATAGTGTGCAGTTCTATGTGAATGGAGAAAAGAAAACTACTGTTACATCATCTCCTTATCAATGGAGCTGGGAAGATGTTGCACCGGGTACTTATGGTATAAAGGCGAAAGTAACAGACAGTACACAACTGAGTACATGGTCTGATTCCATAACGGTTGTGGTGATCGCTGATACTATTGCTCCGGTGATCTTGGCTCCGCCGGCTATTACCACCACCACAGCATCATCTCCAACAGTGGTGAATATTGGTACGCCGGTAGTAATGGATAACGGAGGTATTGCGAGCATTACTAACAATGCCCCTGCATCTTTCCCTGTAGGTAATACAATTGTTACATGGACGGCAACAGACCGTAGTGGTAATAGTGCAACGGCTACACAGGCAGTGAAAGTGGAATACCTGAAGAGTTCCCTTGGTGCTGTAACTATTTTTGCCGGCACTACCAACAACAGCAGTCATGGACGGCAGGTTGATATACAGGCACAGTTGTACCTAAATGGTGCGCTGGTTGGTTCCGGCACGCTGACAGATCAGACCATTTCAGGTAAAGATCTGAACAATAGCAGAAAGATTGTTATACCCATCAACGCAGATAGTATCGTTTACACACCTGCTGATGTATTGGAGGTAAAACTGCTGGCACGGCGGCATGATGCACATGGAAGTTTTGGAATAAAGCTCTGGTACAATGCAGATTCCACCACTGCATTTTCTAAGGGATACACCAGGATGGATAAATTCACACCGGTAAGTCCGGATGGGAATTTCTTTTACCTGCGGGAGCAATATGCTCTTCAATCATCTGCAGGGAATACAGTAAGCAGTAAAACAATCCCTGCAACTGCCAGCTACCAGGAGATCGGTACCTGGTCAACTATCCAGGTTGCGCCGCAGTTCATGAGCAGATTGGGTAAGATCACGGATACGGAAGTGGGGATCAAAGCATTCCCCAACCCCAGCAGTAATGAGTTTACGCTTATAATACCAGGGGGAGAAAAGTTGGTGCAGATCAGGATCATGGATGTAGCAGGAAGGTTGGTCCAACAACTATCCACACCTGCAGGCCAGCTGATTAGATTTGGTGCTGAACTTAAGCCCGGTGTTTATTTTGCAGAAGTAAAGCAGGACGAAGAACGGACTGTATTGAAACTGGTAAAACAATAA
- a CDS encoding NHL repeat-containing protein, whose amino-acid sequence MKKQMFVWLSALAIVFSACERIPGNQLPKDIDITITDIAGKPVETIYAGMLIKLVSPEFKNLPIRQEGKFFIDKQEAEIKEAKGDYVLLSLPMLNYIELTGVDISLLIRNTRWQLCSACVLYRPTVRGVVLAGTKEGTFNLPAEMTLDAAGNIYVIDQRTGHDLIKKVTPAGVTTDFAGMANEFGRLVGIAIDNTRGLMYVSDATSQQVKAINLASPTTISVLAGSGTAGNTDGTGTAASFRFGSNLVSDFGTSEIGQGMTIDAGGNLYVGELYTATITFASQIRKITPAGVVTVVPGSRIEPMSQAEVAIPSGVSIDAGNNIHYVSGSSGFFQGITKITPGGIASRLAGKTSFEGLNDGTGNVAQFSYPKAIASLNTYFYVADGTNGALRRVSNTGAVITLAGVGHFETAAYCACPFAGPRDSSYVMPPILVVPGDAYETLAKAIRMNQAGGVAVRNAGLIYVADYGYRCIWKITIG is encoded by the coding sequence ATGAAAAAGCAAATGTTTGTTTGGCTTTCGGCATTGGCTATTGTGTTCAGTGCATGTGAACGCATCCCCGGAAACCAACTCCCCAAAGACATTGATATCACTATTACTGACATCGCCGGTAAACCTGTTGAAACGATATATGCAGGTATGCTCATCAAACTTGTTTCGCCGGAATTTAAAAACTTACCGATACGGCAGGAAGGAAAGTTTTTCATCGATAAGCAGGAAGCGGAGATCAAAGAGGCAAAGGGCGACTATGTACTCCTTTCTTTACCCATGTTAAATTATATTGAGCTCACAGGGGTTGACATATCATTACTGATCAGGAATACCCGTTGGCAGCTCTGCAGTGCCTGTGTATTGTACAGGCCTACTGTCAGAGGGGTTGTGCTGGCAGGCACCAAGGAAGGAACATTTAACCTTCCGGCAGAAATGACCCTGGATGCAGCGGGGAATATTTATGTGATAGATCAACGCACTGGTCACGACCTGATCAAAAAAGTAACACCTGCCGGCGTTACCACTGATTTTGCGGGCATGGCAAATGAATTCGGCAGACTGGTAGGGATTGCGATTGATAATACCCGTGGGTTGATGTATGTATCTGACGCCACCAGCCAGCAGGTAAAGGCTATCAATCTTGCCAGTCCAACTACGATCAGTGTATTGGCGGGAAGTGGCACTGCGGGTAATACAGATGGAACTGGTACGGCTGCATCCTTCCGTTTTGGAAGTAACCTGGTCAGCGATTTCGGAACATCTGAAATAGGCCAGGGAATGACCATCGACGCAGGTGGGAATTTATACGTAGGTGAGTTGTATACTGCAACGATCACTTTTGCATCACAGATCCGGAAGATCACTCCGGCTGGTGTGGTAACTGTTGTACCGGGCAGCCGCATAGAACCCATGAGCCAGGCAGAGGTTGCCATACCTTCAGGTGTAAGTATCGATGCCGGGAATAATATTCATTATGTAAGTGGCAGCTCCGGTTTTTTCCAGGGCATCACAAAGATCACGCCGGGAGGTATTGCTTCCAGGCTGGCAGGTAAAACTTCTTTTGAAGGCCTGAATGATGGCACCGGCAATGTGGCGCAGTTCTCATATCCTAAAGCGATCGCCTCCCTGAACACTTACTTTTACGTGGCGGATGGAACAAATGGAGCGCTTCGCCGGGTGAGTAATACCGGAGCAGTGATTACCCTGGCAGGCGTGGGGCATTTTGAAACGGCTGCTTATTGTGCCTGTCCTTTTGCAGGGCCAAGGGATAGCAGTTATGTGATGCCGCCCATTTTAGTAGTGCCCGGGGATGCTTATGAAACATTGGCCAAAGCCATCCGGATGAACCAGGCGGGGGGTGTAGCCGTCAGGAATGCAGGGCTCATTTATGTGGCGGATTATGGGTACAGATGTATCTGGAAGATCACGATCGGATGA
- a CDS encoding solute:sodium symporter family transporter gives MNATIFLTFLLITVSIGVISWYKTRREKANTITGFFLANRSLGFITVGSSLLFANINTVLFVGENELVYTNNMSVIAWGMTSVIAMLVVSEFIMPIYLRTGIATTPDYLEKRYDSSTKKIVSLIFLVNYIVNLLPSVLYGGAVAFNGLFHFSDHYGIDYWTSIWVLVWIMGSIGGLYCILGGLKAIAISDVLLGAAMFTGGILLPWFGLRYLGNGNISEGLAVILSSKTEHMKVIGAAGDAVPFSTIFTGMLLVNLYYWGTEQYTVQQVLGSRNLAVCQKGIALAAFGKVLSPLLINIPGLIAVHMYSSMQNTAEVFPRMVSDVSPALFVGYMAAILFGATFTTFNAGLNSASTLFILNVYKAGQKNEKQLLRIAKRFEIIICLLAMCIAPFIIFAKGGFYNYLQTVGGLFSVPIFTIILVGFLTRKVPPIAAKTGLAFFIVTYGATQVIFDTGIHFLHILAMLFIITCILMLIIGRMYPMKVPYVREMSNVVNVEPWKGRHIYSALLVMAVIAVYVLFTILS, from the coding sequence ATGAATGCAACAATATTCCTGACCTTCCTACTGATAACGGTTTCCATCGGCGTTATTTCCTGGTATAAAACGAGGCGGGAAAAGGCTAATACCATTACCGGCTTTTTCCTGGCTAACCGCAGCCTGGGATTTATCACAGTGGGGAGCAGCCTGTTGTTTGCTAATATTAATACCGTACTTTTTGTTGGAGAGAACGAACTGGTGTACACCAATAACATGAGTGTAATAGCCTGGGGCATGACATCCGTTATAGCCATGCTGGTTGTTTCGGAATTTATTATGCCCATTTACCTTCGTACAGGCATTGCCACCACGCCGGACTATCTTGAAAAAAGATATGACAGCAGCACAAAAAAAATAGTCTCCCTCATATTCCTTGTTAACTATATCGTTAATTTATTGCCTTCTGTATTATACGGTGGCGCCGTGGCATTTAACGGCCTGTTCCATTTTTCAGATCATTATGGCATTGATTACTGGACCAGCATCTGGGTGCTGGTATGGATAATGGGGAGTATCGGCGGATTGTATTGTATCCTGGGTGGTTTAAAGGCTATCGCTATTTCCGATGTACTGTTAGGTGCCGCTATGTTCACCGGCGGCATATTATTGCCCTGGTTTGGATTGCGTTACCTGGGGAATGGTAATATCTCAGAAGGTTTGGCAGTGATCTTATCTTCCAAAACAGAACACATGAAAGTGATCGGCGCTGCCGGAGATGCCGTTCCCTTCTCTACAATATTCACGGGTATGCTGCTGGTGAACCTTTACTACTGGGGTACTGAGCAATATACAGTGCAGCAGGTGCTGGGTTCGCGCAACCTGGCGGTTTGCCAGAAAGGTATTGCGCTGGCTGCTTTTGGGAAGGTGCTTTCTCCATTGCTCATTAATATTCCGGGGCTAATAGCCGTGCATATGTATAGCAGTATGCAGAATACAGCAGAAGTATTTCCAAGGATGGTGAGTGATGTATCACCGGCGCTCTTTGTGGGTTATATGGCAGCCATTTTGTTCGGTGCCACATTTACTACATTCAATGCAGGGCTTAATAGTGCCAGCACCCTTTTCATCCTTAATGTATACAAGGCCGGGCAGAAAAACGAAAAGCAATTACTGCGTATTGCAAAACGTTTTGAGATCATTATCTGTTTGCTGGCCATGTGCATTGCGCCATTTATCATCTTTGCGAAAGGGGGTTTTTATAACTACCTGCAAACGGTAGGAGGGTTGTTCAGCGTGCCTATTTTTACCATTATACTGGTGGGTTTCCTCACCCGGAAAGTGCCGCCCATCGCTGCTAAAACAGGCCTCGCCTTTTTTATTGTTACGTATGGTGCTACACAGGTGATCTTTGATACCGGCATACATTTCTTGCATATCCTGGCCATGTTGTTCATTATTACCTGCATACTGATGCTGATCATAGGAAGGATGTATCCTATGAAAGTGCCTTATGTGCGCGAAATGAGCAATGTGGTGAATGTGGAACCCTGGAAAGGGCGGCATATTTATTCCGCACTATTGGTGATGGCAGTGATAGCCGTGTATGTATTGTTTACGATCTTAAGTTAG
- the gloA2 gene encoding SMU1112c/YaeR family gloxylase I-like metalloprotein: MLTLNKVHHIAIICSDYERSKRFYTEVLGFAVVQETFRAARQSWKLDLSLGGTYIIELFSFPDPPERLSRPEAQGLRHLAFEVNDVEVAVKALLDKQVVTEPIRVDELTGKRFTFFADPDGLPLELYER, translated from the coding sequence ATGCTTACATTGAATAAAGTACATCATATTGCCATTATCTGTTCCGATTACGAGCGTTCCAAACGTTTCTATACGGAGGTTTTAGGATTTGCGGTAGTACAGGAAACTTTCCGTGCTGCACGCCAGTCCTGGAAACTGGACCTTTCCCTGGGTGGTACTTACATCATAGAGCTGTTTTCTTTCCCCGATCCCCCGGAACGGCTTTCCCGGCCTGAGGCACAGGGTTTGCGGCATCTTGCTTTTGAGGTGAACGATGTGGAAGTGGCAGTAAAGGCCTTACTGGATAAGCAGGTAGTTACGGAACCCATCAGGGTGGATGAATTGACCGGGAAACGGTTCACTTTCTTTGCCGATCCGGATGGTTTACCGCTGGAACTCTATGAGCGTTAA
- a CDS encoding Gfo/Idh/MocA family protein: MQPFHINRRHFLKGATASLLLSTFGAKAIDFMDPTKVYQVGLIGAGWYGKSDLFRLIQVSPVNVVALCDVDKNMLAGAAEMVSKRQKSGAKPKLYTDYRKMLAENKLDIVLIGTPDHWHALNMIEAVKAGAHVYVQKPISVDVLEGEAMLAAARKYNRVVQVGTQRKSTPHLIDAKKNIVDAGLLGKISHVEMCCYYHMRNNGNPPVQAVPDFLDYEMWTGPAPMRPYDGIPHQRWWRTFTEYGNGIMGDMCVHMLDTVRWMLQLGWPKRISSTGGIYVQKEGKSNIADTQTAIFEYDNLNCVWQHRTWGTPADPKYPWAFTLYGEKGTLKASTMSYDFIPQGKGEPIHKDVVYEKEKYPEDVTEPAIELNAAPATRLHMLDFIKAIETGGRPVADIEEGHISTASCILANLSMKTGRPLVYDPEKRIIVGDREATGLLLRPYRKPWEHPGANLRS, translated from the coding sequence ATGCAACCCTTCCACATCAACAGACGTCATTTCCTCAAAGGAGCCACGGCATCCCTGCTGCTTTCCACATTCGGCGCTAAAGCAATTGATTTTATGGATCCCACCAAAGTATACCAGGTAGGGCTGATCGGTGCAGGCTGGTATGGCAAAAGTGATCTCTTCAGACTGATCCAGGTATCGCCCGTTAATGTTGTTGCGCTTTGTGATGTTGACAAGAATATGCTGGCAGGTGCTGCAGAAATGGTGAGCAAAAGACAAAAATCAGGCGCCAAACCCAAGCTCTATACAGATTACCGGAAAATGCTGGCGGAAAATAAACTGGACATTGTACTGATCGGTACGCCGGACCATTGGCATGCACTCAATATGATCGAAGCCGTGAAAGCCGGCGCGCATGTATACGTGCAAAAGCCCATCAGCGTAGATGTGCTGGAAGGCGAAGCGATGTTAGCTGCTGCCCGGAAATACAACCGGGTAGTACAGGTAGGTACGCAACGTAAAAGCACACCGCACCTTATCGATGCAAAAAAGAATATTGTAGACGCAGGCCTGCTCGGTAAAATATCACATGTGGAAATGTGCTGTTATTACCACATGCGCAATAATGGTAATCCGCCCGTACAGGCTGTACCTGATTTCCTTGATTATGAAATGTGGACAGGCCCAGCGCCCATGCGCCCTTACGATGGTATTCCCCATCAACGCTGGTGGCGTACTTTTACAGAATACGGCAATGGTATTATGGGGGATATGTGTGTGCACATGCTGGATACCGTACGCTGGATGCTGCAACTGGGTTGGCCTAAACGCATCAGTTCCACCGGCGGTATTTATGTACAGAAAGAAGGTAAATCCAATATCGCGGATACCCAAACCGCCATCTTTGAATATGATAACCTGAATTGTGTATGGCAGCACAGGACCTGGGGCACACCTGCCGATCCGAAGTATCCATGGGCATTTACGCTATACGGTGAAAAGGGCACCCTGAAAGCCAGCACCATGTCCTACGATTTTATTCCGCAGGGCAAAGGCGAACCCATTCATAAAGATGTGGTATATGAGAAAGAGAAATATCCTGAAGATGTGACCGAGCCCGCTATTGAATTGAACGCAGCACCTGCTACCCGTTTGCACATGCTGGATTTCATTAAAGCGATTGAAACAGGAGGCCGCCCCGTAGCAGATATTGAAGAAGGACATATTTCCACTGCCAGCTGTATCCTCGCCAACCTTTCCATGAAAACAGGAAGACCCTTGGTATACGATCCGGAAAAACGCATTATTGTGGGAGACCGGGAAGCTACAGGATTATTGCTGCGCCCTTACAGGAAACCATGGGAACACCCAGGTGCTAACTTAAGATCGTAA